In one window of Nomascus leucogenys isolate Asia chromosome 1a, Asia_NLE_v1, whole genome shotgun sequence DNA:
- the GAS1 gene encoding growth arrest-specific protein 1: protein MVAALLGGGGEARWGTVPGAWLCLMALLQLLGSAPRGSGLAHGRRLICWQALLQCQGEPECSYAYNQYAEACAPVLAQHGGGDAPGAAAAAFPASAASFSSRWRCPSHCISALIQLNHTRRGPALENCDCAQDENCKSTKRAIEPCLPRTSGGGAGGPGAGGVMGCTEARRRCDRDSRCNLALSRYLTYCGKVFNGLRCTDECRTVIEDMLAMPKAALLNDCVCDGLERPICESVKENMARLCFGAELGNGPGSSGSDGGLDDYYDEDYDDEQRPGGAGGEQPLDDDDGVPHPPRPGSGAAAAGGRGDLPYGPGRRSSGGGGRSAPRGAWTPLASILLLLLLGPLF, encoded by the coding sequence ATGGTGGCCGCGCTGCTGGGCGGCGGCGGCGAGGCCCGCTGGGGGACCGTGCCGGGAGCCTGGCTGTGCCTGATGGcgctgctgcagctgctgggcTCGGCGCCCCGGGGCTCGGGGCTGGCGCACGGCCGCCGCCTCATCTGCTGGCAGGCGCTGCTGCAGTGCCAGGGGGAGCCGGAGTGCAGCTACGCCTACAACCAGTACGCCGAGGCGTGCGCGCCGGTGCTGGCGCAGCACGGAGGGGGTGACGCGCCCGGGGCCGCTGCCGCCGCTTTCCCGGCCTCGGCCGCCTCCTTCTCGTCGCGCTGGCGCTGCCCGAGCCACTGCATCTCGGCCCTCATTCAGCTCAACCACACGCGCCGCGGGCCCGCCCTGGAGAACTGTGACTGCGCGCAGGACGAGAACTGCAAGTCCACCAAGCGCGCCATTGAGCCGTGCCTGCCCCGGACgagcggcggcggcgcgggcggcCCCGGCGCGGGCGGGGTCATGGGCTGCACCGAGGCCCGGCGGCGCTGCGACCGCGACAGCCGCTGCAACCTGGCGCTGAGCCGCTACCTGACCTACTGCGGCAAGGTCTTCAACGGGCTGCGCTGCACGGACGAATGCCGCACCGTCATTGAGGACATGCTGGCTATGCCCAAGGCGGCGCTGCTCAACGACTGCGTGTGCGACGGCCTCGAGCGGCCCATCTGCGAGTCGGTCAAGGAGAACATGGCCCGCCTGTGCTTCGGCGCCGAGCTGGGCAACGGCCCCGGCAGCAGCGGCTCGGACGGGGGCCTGGACGACTACTACGATGAGGACTACGATGACGAGCAGCGCCCCGGGGGCGCGGGTGGTGAGCAGCCGCTGGACGACGACGACGGCGTCCCGCACCCACCGCGCCCGGGCAGCGGCGCTGCAGCAGCTGGCGGCCGCGGGGACCTCCCCTATGGGCCGGGGCGCAggagcagcggcggcggcggccgctcGGCGCCCCGGGGCGCCTGGACCCCACTCGCCTCcatcttgctgctgctgctgcttgggCCGCTCTTTTAG